CAAAAGTatctgggagaaagaaatgggcCTGGACCCAGATGTGGCTCCAAGCCCCACGTTCTCCCCTCATTAACCTCGTGACCTTGGGTGAACCACTTAACCTCTGAGCCCCTTACCTCATCTGTGCTACAGATACAATAATCCCTTCTACTTCACTGGACATTGTGAGGCTAATATCAGATGATGGATGCGAAATTGCTTGGTAAACTAGAAAGCACTGTAGTCAGGTCCTCATGCTTCAGATGAAGCCATTTTTAAAGGCAGTGAGATTTGTCTGGGCTTCAATCAGACAGCCACCAGGTAGAATTTAATATCCTTCCTAAGTCCTCTAATCACAGTTTTACATTTGAAGTATAGCATTGGCCTCCAAAATTATATTGCTTCATTAGAATCAAGTTACGCTAGTTAGGTTTGTATCTAAGACCTACAGTCTTGAAGAAAGGTAGGGACCATCTGGTGACCAAAGAAAGACCATCTCATCACAAAGGGTGATTGGTTTGCAGCTAAATCAgtcaatagctaacatttatcaaGTCCTTTTAATGGGTGAGACATGTGTTTTCCCTCTTTCCGTGAAGAGTGAAGCCTTCATTGAAgacttggaaaatcctatgacaTAGATATGTACTATCATTATatccactttacagataaagagacAGGCAAAAAGAAGTTACCAATTAGGAACTAACAGACCTGGACTGGTGGGTTACATTGCCTGAGCACCCTCAGTAATAGTCAGAAACACTCATTGTAAGTTGGCCCTGTAAGAGGGAGATCCTAGAGCCATCTTTCTGGGGTAGCCATAGCAGTTCCCAGCACTGCTGCTGTGCTTGCTGATAGAAATCCCGCCCCTCTCACAAGCAGCTAGGGAAAGCCAGGTTCTGCTGGGCACTTACAGGCCATTGGAATGGCTTCACACCCCATCTCTGCTATCAACCTGCCTGTACTCTGCTGAAGAAGTAAGGACTTTAGCTTTTACCTCCTCTCTTTTGCGGGGACTCTCTGCGATGAGAAGAGTGATGTTCACTTGGCTGGCTTTCTCAAGAACCTGTACTCTCTCTGGAAAGAGCTTGCTTCTAGCTCTACCTGGGACTAAAACAGTGGCTCAGAGACAATAGGCAGCATGCCTTAGTGGCAACGCCAGTTAGGGTAAGGATTGACTCCTAGAACAGGGACACAGTGATACCATGGCTTCAAGAACGAGTTCATTTCTCATTCATGCAATAGTCCAAGAAAAGCATCCCAGGTAGCCGGGTGGCTCTGCTTCACACAGTCGTTCAGAAAGTCAGGGTCCTCCAAGTTGCCCACTGTTCTCCagggcagtgcttctcaaacttcatGTAGTGAATAATTctacattttcaatatatttcagataaacatttttatatcaaataataaaaatgaattactagaaaatgaaggggaaaaaacctCCCAAAGACATACAAGATACAAACCtaaactattttattattagatAACAGACTCAAATTGCTATGCAAGTTACTAAATACACTTCCCCTCTGAACAATGGGTGATGTAGGagactgttgttccatttccaattATTTGGGAATTTGCTGTTTCAGAGAACATATTTAGTTCTTGAATTGGCTTACATTAACTTGAATTGGCttaaattattgaaattattttatgacCCAGAATATCTTGGTGAATAGTCTGTGCGTATTTGACAAGAATATCTGTTCTGCTATTGTTTGAGTGTGGATGGTGTTATTTTGTAAGTATAAATTAGGCCAAGTTGGTTAATAGTGTTGTTCAGATATActatatccttactgattttctactttttatatattataccgAGTGATGAGTGTTGAGTCTTTGTAGATTTGTggatttgtgttttttctttttttcgaaGGTTCATTGTTGAGTGCTTACACATGTAggattgttatattttcttggtgaattgacccctttatcattagATAGTGTCCCTCCTTATCCCTGGAAACATGTCTCGTCTGGAgcctgtttgttgttgtttagtcactctaAGTTTTGTCCAGCTCTCTCGCAATGCCACGGGCTgtatgtagcccactaggcttctctgtccatgggatattctaggcaagaatactgtagtgggttgccatttccttctccatgggatctccctAAACTAGGGATCGAattttcgtctcctgcattggcaggcatattgttcacccctgagccacctgggaagccgaagTCTATTTAGTCTGATATTAATACAGCCACTGTAGTTTTCTTAAAAGTATTTACACGGCctgtctttttcctttccattcttttaagctatttatatctttatctttgaagtgggtttcttgtagataaCCTACAGTTGGGTGACAGCCTTTGGATTTTAATGTAAGTTGtacttaatataattatttatgagATTGGATTTAAATTCATCATCTTCCTAGTTGTTTTCTATTCATCTTAtctgttctttgttccttttccccCACTTCTTTTGAATTaactgaatgtttttttttttaattagtctaTTATGCTTCTACTTTTGGCTTGTTACATGATTTTGTAAATTTTTGCAGTTTTCTCCTAGGGTTTACAAAGTATACTGTTAATGTAGCTGAATGTATCCTCAAAGAATATTTTACCACTTTATGTAAAGTGAAAGAGTCTTACAAGAGTGCAGTTGTCCCTTGAATAATTCAGGGGCTGGGATGCCCAGCCTCCATGCAGTGGAAAACCAGTGAATAACCTGAGAGTCAGCTCTACACATCTGCTGTCCCAAACCATAGATTCAACCGGCCACAGCTTGTGTAGTATTGCAGTACATATTTAGTGgggaaaaaatccacatataaatggATCTGCTCAGTTCAAACTTGATATGTTCAAAAGTCAACTGTATTCCCATTGACCTCACCCattctttgggttatttttcttgtttctttctttctttcttttttttgccacgtggcttgcagaatcttagttctcctaactagggattgaacctgtgttccctgcagtggaaatgcagagtcctaaccactagaccaccagggaattccctgggttATTTTTCTTGGACATTTTACTTATGTTGTCAGTGCCACAGTACAGTATTACTCATTTTGTTTTATACAATTATCTTTTAAACTGATTTAAGATAAGTAAAAAAAagagtcttttactttcattttaaccatttccttttttttttttttttcatttctttatgtagatTCAGGTTTTCATTTGATATCATTTCTTGAATGCTCCATTCTGTGGTGGTTTTTCctactcctttttttctcttcatgtttCAGTTTGGATATAGTCAGTTCATCTATCTTCAAGATCATGGAATCTTTAGAAATATCCAAGCTATTGATGAGTGTGCAATATCATGGGTAATTTTCTACCACTTCACTTTGATTTCTTAGAGTTATCATAgctgaatttcccaaattttttttaaagcattgtgATAATTAAGtttatatgtcaacttgactgggctaagggatgcccagaaagctggtaaaacattatttctggaagACATCTATGAAGTTGTCTCTGGaaaagattagcatttgaatcagtagactgagtaaagatcTCCCTGAGGACCCGAATAAAACAGAAGGATGAGGAAGGTGGATTTCCTCTCTGCTTAAGTTGAGACAGCCATCTTCTAGGACATCAGTGCTCCTGGTTGGGGGCTTTCGACTCACACTGGGACTTAGATCATTGGCTGCCTGGTATTCTCAGGCTTTCAGATTTGGTCTGAATTACACCACTAGCTTTCCTGGTTCTTCAACTTGCAGCATGTCAtaggacttctcagcctccataacacTGTGAGCCAATTTCTGTAATAAATCTCCTCTTATACGTATACTTATATATCCCactggttttgtttctctggaaaaccctgACTAACATAAGCATATTGTCCACAATTTCCACTAAATTCTTTACAGTATTCATCATAGTTATTTAAAACTTCCTATCTGAAAAGTCAACAGTTTGGGTACCTCTGGGCTGGTTTGTGttagaaaccaaaacaatataaTTGAAATCCCAACAGCCAGTTTTGGCATCCTGCCTTTAGAGTTGTCCCCATCCTGGCCACCAGTCCAGAGGCAAGCAGGTGAGCTCAGTACTGGAGCTGAGTGTCTGTCCTAAGCCATCCCAGGAAGTGACAGCTCCTACAGTTCTTGGCCAATGGCTGATGCAGGATATTGGTGGAAGTTGATCAGAGCACCTTCCAGAAGGCTCCAGCCTCCACCATTAGGCTCTTTGAAGGAGAACGTGGGAACCTTGATTCCCTGCTTGGCCTAGATTGGAGCAACCCCAGAAGTATTTTCTAAGGAAGTCTAGGCTTTGATGAGATGGATGGGGCCTTTCTGGCCAACTGTGAATGGTGATTTTTCAGAAAAAGATGCCACCAGGCTCTTGGCCCTATTGATCTTACAAATTGAAATAGTGACACCCCAGGTCCTTGCCAGAAAACTCACCCCAAACCCTGAGATAGGCTTCCTCTATCTCAGTCAGGAAAAGGACTATTCCCCCGACTTCCTCTTGCCTCTAGGCAGGGCTGCTAGATCAGGTCATAAGGACTGTGCCCCATGCACAGCCCCgttgggaggtggggggtggacaGGGGAAACTCCACTTACCTTGCTTTCTGCGTTTTGCACCAGGAGGATCGGAGGAATGAGCCCTTTTCCTCATGCAACCAACAGCCCCATATGGCAGCTGAGCCTTGCCTGTAACAATGATTAAGCTTACACTTGGATCAGGTTGGGCCCCAGAAAGCAAAGCTTGTGGTCCATGATGCTTTTTCTTAGTTGTATTCCATTTTTGTTCCAAGAGGAACAATATAAGAAGCAGTAGAAATGCTGGAACCAGATTGTCTGAGTTCAAATTCCACCTTCATGACTTACTTCCAGCGTGCTCTTAGAACAGTTAtttgacttctctgtgcctcagagaTAATGCTCTGCAAAACAGAGATAATGATATTATTAACCTCATGggttatgagaattaaatcaTTAATACGTGTAGTGTGcttgcaggggcttccctggtggctctgaaggtaaagaatctgccagcaatgcaggagactcaggtttgatccctgggtcagcaagatcccttggagaaaggaatggttaaccactcaagtattcttgcctagagaatgtgCGTAGAATACACAATAAGTGCTGTGTAAGTGTTAGCTGGTATGATGGGGTTAATGATGATGATGTCATTGAGAATATTGCCCTGGACATCATGGGCCCCGTCCCCCTACTCACGCCTCCCACCCATTATAAGCCTTCTCCGAGGCATTTCTCTTAGGCTTCTGAGACTGGAGAAGGTTACGGTTATCTTGGACAAAAACTTGTCCTTAccttatggacactgaaattccTCTTTCCATCTTTGCTTTGGTGCTAAAATGAGCATTTTCAGGCAAACTTAATCATTTGTAGAGGACTTTTTGGGGATGGTGTTCATCGTTTCTGACCCAAATCCTTGAAGtcatccttaatttctctgtttcatACCCGAAAACAAatcctgttgttttcttcttaaaagttGTCCTGGTTCTGGACCACCCTTAACCCCTTCCACCACCATAAATCTTTCTTCAGGACTCTTATGCAGGTGCTTAGTTGGGTCTCTGCTTCCATCTTGGCCCCTAAACTCTGCTATCTCTATAACAAGAAGTGTGGCCTTAACAGTTATAAGCAAATTCACAACACTCCTCTTCTTTCAACCCTGCAAttaacttgagaaaaaaaaaatcatggtttgTACTACCCCTGCCTGTCTccgtgtttcccaggtggctcagtggtaaagagcctgcctgacaattcaggagatgccagtgatgcaggtttgatccctgggctgggaagatcccctggaggaggaaatggcaacccactccagtgttcttgcctgaaaattcccatggacagacgagcctggtgagccacaaatccatggggtcgtcgcaaagacttggacatgactgagcatgcatgcatgcacctgtTTTGCCCCCCTCATGTCTTCTGCTGCATGTCAGCCTCCTCATTCCTCTACTACATGGTAGATAGCCAGAGTTTTCCCCTCTTGGCACCTTCTCCTTGGGATGCTTTCCTCCAGATACTATCAAGGCTTGTTCCTTCGCTCTGCATCTGagcctctgctcaaatgtcatctcATCAAAAGCCTTTACATGGCTGTCTTTTCTAAGAGAACACCCTCCCTTCCACTGTAGCATTCCATATTCCtctaattttatgttatttttcttctcaacatTTACCGCCATCTGTCATAAGCTGATTTTTGTCTCTCCCCCATTAGTGTGTAAGTTTCTTTCTGGTGAGGGCTCTATCCTGGTTAGCCCAGTGCCTAGAATGGTGCTCAACACACAGGGCTTGATAGAATCATTAAAGAAATGACAGGCTAAGTGAATGCTTCATTTCACCATGTCATCCCCATTGTCCCTGACCTGGTTTCTCCAGAACTTGGAGGAAGAGTGTAAAAATACACATTACACCAGGACAGAAGCAAAGAGACAAACCCAAGTAGAATAAATAAGCTTTTCTAAGTGCTAGGTGATTCCTCAGTGGAAGATTCTGTTGAGGAAGTGAATCGTGGCTGTCAGTGAGATGTTCTTTGCTCTATAATGATTACAATACTCTAGTAACCTCAGCTGCCTTCACAGTGCCAGTGGATGACGACAGAATTTGCTGAAGGACAAAAAGAGGCCCCTGGGCTGGggataagcattttaaaatcacctcccttcttttctcctaTTCGGGAGCTACAAGCCATACTTACAGGCTTGCTTCCATGGGAGAAAGAACAGTATAAACTGGCAGGGGTGGAGGCTCCCTCCATCAATCGATGCTGttaaagatgttttctttagATGGAAGTTGCTCTGGGCCCTGTGCCTGGAGTTGTGTGCCTATTTTGGCAACAACATTGGGAATACAGTTTGCTCTTCTTGGGGGTAGTGGTGTTTCGCATTTTCAGTGCTGGCTGTAGGCAGTTGTAGGAGACAAAGCTCCTACTGCAGCTGTTGGCTCCAGGATGCCTGGGATGTGTGGGATGTTTGTCTGCTGGTGGTTTTCTCAAGACTTTGGGACAATGATAATATACATCAGACAGAATGCAGAATCTTCCTCTAGCCCAGACACTTGCACCAACACCATGCTGAGCAGTCTCTGTAGGGGACCTGCCTTCTTGCAGACCCGGCCTGAGCCCCTCAGAAAGCTGGAGAGAAGCACTTCCACACATCCTATGCACGGGAGAGCAGAAAATCTGACGCAGACCATTTGTGTTTTTTGCTATAGGAAAATGCAAAGCTGGTAGAGTGAATTAATTCTGAGACAGACAATAGAGCGGGGACCTGGGCAGGGTTATTCAGGAGATGCAACTTTTTCCTGGGAGCTTTTAGCAGAAGCCACTCTCTTCCAAGCTCTCACAACTTCCAAAGCTTTTCTTGGAAGACTCTTTGTCTCTGTTCTGAGGGCAGTCAGAGAGAGGAAGCATCCAACTTTCCAGAACCTTCCAAAAAGAAGCCTTTTTATCTGAAGTACATAGATGGACTTAGCAATGACTGCCGGGGACCCAGCATCTGACTCTGTAGGTCTAACTCATCAGGACCTGCGTGAGTAGGGTGACATTCCCACAAGGGGAAAATGCTATTAGTAGTCTTACTTCTAGACTCTGCTTCTATTCACGCCCTAAACAGATAAGATTTCTCTCATGCTATAGAATACTATTTTCCCAAACCCATTTCTACCACCTCTTTGTACATAATTATATTCATGAAAAGGGgcaattcaatgaaaaaaaaaatggtcttaaTATTAAGTGGGGTAACTTATGAGCTGGGGGAATAGGCAGCAACTACATTTTAGGGACCATCTTTGTAATCATCCACATTCTGAGATTTAAAACAAAAGCCGCTATTGGCCAGGGCTGTCAGCTAATTGTTAGACAACGGACGAACACACCGCAGCCAGAAAAATCCCCACTGAGTTTGGATGGCTGATTTCTCTGGCAGCAAATGAAAGCTTTGGCTGTTGCCCCTGGCTAGCCAAGCAAGCCAGGCCTGAGTCCGCTGCATGCTCCCCTCTGTGGACACTGTGGGCacagtgtgcgtgtgtgcgtgtgtggtgcAGACACTCTCACAATTTTAGGCAGCTGCACACCCATCCAGGGACACCACACCAGCATAATTCATCCCACACCTCCCAGCCAGAGTGATCCCAGCCTCAATGAACAACAATTTGGAGGCATTGTTTACAAATCAATTTCCCCCTCTAAATAGGCTGTTATAAGAGTGGACCCTTCTGCTTGCCCAGCCTGGGCCCACCTGTCACTGGGACTTCCTAGCCAGTGGTCACACCGTATTGATCTTTTTAATCCCCTTTCTTTGAAACACAGAGCCAGCTGATGTGGAGCTCCTCAAAAGAAAGACTCTCCCACCGCCCCTACCTCTACAGGTAGCTGCATATCCGGGGCTAATTCTCCACTAAAAAGTCTTAATTGGCTTATGGGGAGCCTGAAAGATCTCCCTTGTGTTTACAAAGTGAAAGGAAATGATGGATCTCAGATGCCCTACTCtcactttatccttttttttttttttttttggtggcaatcaggtgcattttatttttaattgtttcgaAAAAGGACTGGACTTTGGAAGTTGGGTGGGGATAGTGTTTCACTTTAGTGGTGGAGCAGCcaggggaagggaagaaaagccCCAGAGACACCAACCACAGGCAAGAAACTTGGTGACTTATTACcttttttatttagcttttatttaCACGAAACATCTGCAGTACAAAAATGTAAACTTTGATATCTCATAATAATAGAATAAACTCTTTATgcacaaaaatacattttcatatgaATGAAGCATCTTGAATAAATTAAAGTACTCTCCAGCCCAGTGCCTGAATAGCTACGCAAGAGTCTCGGGTTCTTCCTAGAGCGAGCCTGCAGTGGTGGGGGTCGGGATCCATAATGCATGAAGCCTACTccttgtctctcctttttaagcCTTTTCATTGTATTGTCAGCCGGCTCAAACCGAATTTTCATGCTCGTTTTTCTTCATTAGAGTTCTACAAATTGTAAAATTGACTTTTCACCTCGTCTTCAGGGACTGATGTGTCCCTTTTCTAAATCACACTGAAGTGGTGGCTGGGGTCAGCTCTGAGCCAGCCACAAAGGAGGTTTTGTGGAGTACAGAAAGTGCAAAAGGAAAGGCCGTCTAGGGGCGGGCGGGAGGGGCCCTGGGGCTGAGGGCTGGAGAAACAGACCAAGGGGCAGCGCTGCGAGGGTGCAGCGACCTAACAAGCGGCTCAGGTATCCCCTACCCATTTAAAGCTCCCGTTTCCTCGGTCTGCCTGGACTGGGCGGCCGGAGACCGCAGCTGGGTCCCCATCTACTGTCCgtctcctgggggagggggaaggtaaCGGTATTCAAAAGGGGCCCTAGTGGTAAGGGATGAAACGGGGCGTCGTGTGGAGCAAGTCTTTGGGCAGGCCggggaaggagaaaagagggtCGCCGGGGCCATAGGTGAAGTCTTCGGATGCGACGGGGCTACTGGGGTCAGAGAGTGGCGAGGCGGCAGCGGCGCAGGGGGAGGCGGCGGCACCGGAGGCCCAGGACTCCGCGTCGCTGGCGGGACTCGGGGGCCCGGGGAGGCAGGGTGCGCACTGTGGCGGCAGGAGGCGCTCGCGGGTACCGCCCCCGGGCAGCCCCTGGTCCGCCAGGCGCAGAGTCTCCGCCAGAGCCCAGATGTAGTTGTAGGCGAAGCGCAGCGTCTCAATCTTGGTGAGCTTGGTGTCGTCGGGGAAGGAGGGCAGCACGCTGCGCAGCGCATCCAGCGCCGCGTTCAAGTTGTGCATACGGTTTCGCTCGCGGTCGTTGGCCTTGACGCGTCGGCTCCTGCGCAGCGAGTGCAGCAGCGCCTCGGAGCGCACCCGTGCGCGGCCCCTGCGCCGCCGCCGCTCCTGCTCATCGTCCGGCGCGCGAGGAGTGTCGGGCGCCCCGGGAATCCCGGGTGCGCCCCTGCGGACCGTCACGGGCGGCCCCGTGGCGGACGCGGGCTGTTGGAGCCTGGCACAGTCCTCCTCGTCGGTGAGGAAGCCGGACAGGTcgctagtgctgctgctgctgctgctgctagcgCAGTCGAGGTCCGAAAGGCAGGTCTCTAGAGTGGCTGGCATCGTGGCGTTGTGCAGGACCGATGGACAGTTAAGAGGGCGCTTAGAGGGCAGGAGTCTGGGCTAAGGGCAAGGCCGCCGGGACGCACTTACGTTCGGAACGGCCCGGGTCTACTCTGTGCTGGCTGCGGGCGCCAAGGGCTGGAAGGGCTCAGGGCGCACCGGAAACTTGGCCTCAACTCCTCGCCTCGCCTGCAGGGGCCACGCTCCTGCCTGTCTCCCGAGTGATCTCGCCGGCGATCAGATCAGCTCGTGTGAGTACCGAGTGTGGCACACGACTGGCCTCAGGACCCCTTAAGTACTCGGTGCAACAATGGGCGCCCCCCCCTCCCTAGCCACCTCCGCCCCCGAGGCAGCCCCCTTGAATGGAGCTTGGCGGCAGGTCAGCCCCGTGCGGCGCCCGGGTATTTGCATAATTTATGCTCGCAGGGGgccaccccgcccctcccccctcccgGAGCGTGCCCGTAATTACCGCGGGCCAATCGGCTGCGCCGTGCGGCCCCGAAGCTGTCTCCGGGCTAAGCTGGACTGGGCGGCTCCGGGCAGTGAAACGGAGGCGGGGGCAGCGGGCGATTAGCAGCCGAGGCACGCTCCTCCAGGGGCTGGCCAGGCGCCCCTcgctggggtgggctggggaagtGGGGCGCTGGCCGGAAAGTGTGGGCGGCGCACGAGTTGCAGAAATCTGGAGCCAGCTGGGACCCTGCGTTC
The nucleotide sequence above comes from Bos indicus isolate NIAB-ARS_2022 breed Sahiwal x Tharparkar chromosome 7, NIAB-ARS_B.indTharparkar_mat_pri_1.0, whole genome shotgun sequence. Encoded proteins:
- the NEUROG1 gene encoding neurogenin-1, giving the protein MPATLETCLSDLDCASSSSSSSTSDLSGFLTDEEDCARLQQPASATGPPVTVRRGAPGIPGAPDTPRAPDDEQERRRRRGRARVRSEALLHSLRRSRRVKANDRERNRMHNLNAALDALRSVLPSFPDDTKLTKIETLRFAYNYIWALAETLRLADQGLPGGGTRERLLPPQCAPCLPGPPSPASDAESWASGAAASPCAAAASPLSDPSSPVASEDFTYGPGDPLFSFPGLPKDLLHTTPRFIPYH